AGTGAAGGAATGCTTATTGCACATGGATCTGTAGATGGACTGCCCAGATTTAGGGAGATTATTCAAATGTGCATTGTGAAGGGAAAGCTGTGTTTTCTAGTGAAAGATTTATGTGTTTGGTATAGGGAGCATTATCGTGCATTTGAGCTGTCAGCTTCACCAACTAGAGAGGTTACCCTTATTGAGCTTGCTGAGCTGAAGGACCCATATCCTCTTGTGGACTACTTGGTTGGTGGTGTGCGTATGACAACACTGAAAAGATTCATCATAGTGGAAGGTGAGCATAATCCTCCTCCTCAACCCAACTCCCCCAAATCTGCCATCCCTAGCTTTAATTGCCACCCACTGTTGTGGACCAATCTGAAGTCATTTTTATAATCAGTCTTGCAACAATATTGATACAGGATTAGGGCTGGGCAAAAATTCGATTAAATAGatccattgttttttttttctgcagaagatattaaaaaatgtataaatcgGGATTTGTTTTCTCGCCTAAGTCCAATTGTACGATGTTgcaatttatgaaaaaaaaagaaattttcaTGATGGTTGGCCTTGTAAGGTTTGCAACAGCACTCTTATAAGCTTGTATTTGTTGTAAGTATATATTGATCAGAGAGTTTCATGCTAATACTGTGAAAATACCACAGCCTTTAGTGTTTTTGTAGACAAACCTGTCTATGTTTCTACTACAGTACATAATCAACCTTTATGACACAGACTTTGACTTTAAGAGGAAAATATTTGGACaacataaagacaaaacttgatttgtctaatttttatgttgttgggattttttttttctctttttttaagagCGGGAAAAACTCAGTTAAAATCAGAAACCGAGTTTAGTGGAACAAATTGGGGATTTTATTTTTAGGCCATATGGCCCAGCCCTACACAGGATTCAGATATCACCGAAGTAGATGTTCTTCTATTTTTTAGACTTGGGAAATCTatgaaatattttcttcaaaaatagaactaatgttttgtgtttcctgctgttctgttttgcattctccttttttctcatttagacTAAAGGTGACCAGTAATGGCAAACCCCGTAGTTCTGCGGATCCTCTTTGGTGGTGAATATGACTCAAGAAAACTTACCCTTGCTTCTGGAATCCCTGGAACAGTGGAAGagctacaaacaataataaagacTGTGTTTCAAGTGAAGGATGACTTTCGGTTGCAATACATGGACATTGACTTCAACCAGTTCATGAACCTAACTTCAGTTTCTGAAATTCAAAACAAAGGCACACTTAAAGTTATATACTGCTCAGTGTCTTCACCTGAGGAGCCTTACGTCACTTTGTATCCAGTGAGCTCACCTGAAGGGGCCTCGTTTACCACTGCAGATCCTCAAACACCATCCTCTTCAGTTGCCTCTTCATGCAGTGATGATACACTCTACACCTCAACTCCACATTCCTCTCCAGAAACTCAGTCCTCAAAAGTGTCATCGTGGCCCCAGGTTTTTGTGGTACCCAAATTCTCCTATGAGGCTGAATTTGAGCTACAACTGAAAAATGAGGAGTTTGAGACAAGCGGAACACATTTCAACCCTGGACCAAAGCTGAAAGGAGTCATCCTTGAAGGTTTAGCCCAAGAAATGgtgaaatacacaaaataccCCAAAGACTATCAGTGTGAAGAAGTTGCAGCCGCTTTGACCAGAGCTCATCCTTGTTTGGGGCAGCTTGGATCCAAGACAGGGTTTTGGGGATGGAAACAGTCtctgaaatataaaatgcaaaactataGAACAAAGCTGGGGCGACTTGGACATCCTGAGATCCGCGTCAACTGCTTAAAGCACAAACGAGAAGGCCAAGGCAAAGCTGCAGCCAGCGTCAAGAAACCCAGAAAGGCTGAGATTAATTACATTCCTCTCCATCCTAAAGGTGAAACTGCAAAAAGCTTGGAGGATGAGAGGATTGCATTGTTGTCAGAAGTACAGAAACGGGACAATGAAGTGGTGATAAgggcaaaaatggaaaaaacctTCTCTCATAGAAGACTGGAGATAGTGGAGCAGAGGCCAATGGTAGCTGAGTTCAAGGACAGGTGGCCTGCCCTGTTTGAGCACCGTGAAGTGAGTAAATGGGTTCACAGTTGCAATTTCATTGCTTTAATAAGTCTGTATCCCAAATATTTGAATCAACAAAAATCTCTTTACAGTGTTTACAAATCTATTTTCAGGTGAATGCAGAGTTCATGCGACTGACCACCAAACCATTGCAATCGAAGTTCATGTCCCAGCTGGACCATTTCTCAGACAAACTGGTTCAGATCTTCAGTGGCAAAGGAGGCGTAAAGGGTCAAAAGATGAAGAAGGTCCTGGAAATCGCTAAGTCGGTCAGTATAAACTCAAGGAACatccttttttaatttatagtGTTTATTTTAAGATTCTGATGCAGATTTGTGAACTTGTTTTAGAGTGGCAACATTGACACCAGGAGAGAGTGCATCTTGAGAGGCCTGATCATCTACCTCAATGAAGATCCAGACTCTTTCTTTAAGGAATATCTGGtaagttttacacatttttggtGTAGCATTTAGCAATGTCAGCAATATCAGTCTTTGTCTCAGTGTTTATGCAACTGTACAAAAGCATTGTGTTTTGTAGTTAAGATATTAGACACAGTCTGCAAAAGGATTTTCCAGTACTGACAAGTTGTGTATCATAGTGtgcagacatttaaaaaactgtcacaaaatAGGTTTGATAAATCAATTTCCAATGCACACAGGTCTGTTGACATTCTGGAATTCCCTCTAGTTCAGTTGAATTTGAAGACACAAATTCTATTTAATACATTCTTTGTGAAAGATTTAAAAGACTGATTCAAATTGATCTAAAAACAAACCTCACTCATTTACTTCATAACTTTTCTGACAAATTGCTATCTTGTAATTTTCtgtaacaattttttttttgcacatcttTAGGTGTAATTGGCAGTGGTTGTAATTCATAATCATATTTACGTACAATTTATACAAATCATTTATTCACATACCTGGCTTCAAAGAACATTTAAGCTAGCTTTTAAACAAGGAACTAACACAACTTAAACTCATCTTTTATTTTAGTGTGACATAATGCATTAAgtatacatttaaatattttcctttATATTAGGGTCATTACTCAATCAGTATAAGCTCCTCTTATACTCACTGgtcaaaaaaatcttttaaaaaggGGCTAGCAGAGAAAGAGTAGCCATTAGGTTTTCAAATTCTATCAGCCATTGTGGTAGACTATTAATTTCCAACCCTGGTGggcataaatatttaaaagagaatttttcatttgcacAAGGAAAATAAGAGCCTTActttttttggtgttgttttttggAGCATGTTTGGGTGTTTATTAACAAAAAAAGGAGACTTTATATTTATTCTTGAGTacatttgtgtgtctgaccATGTGAATTCATCTGATTCCATGAAGTGCCTATTATTAAACAACCCTATGGACCACAGCTTTGCTATTAAATGTATTAAGTTTCTGTTTGTGCCATTAAGCAGGTCATTTACTTTAAGTGTTATGTGTTTTTTTGATGGTAAGGACCCTGCTACTGAGAACGCAGAGTCAGATATCGGAGTTATGGGGATCTACATAATCCGACGAGATGGAGATGAGGAACCAGAGGATGTCGGGATTGTGATCGAAGGCACCAAAGTCCTCAGCCAAGTGGGTAGTGTCATAATGGGATTCATCTTGACATTTGGGCTCATTTATGCCCTTGATCTAAGCTACCCGGAAAACCTGAAGTACACCTTCGAGTTTTGCCAGAAGATCATCATGAATCTGGATGGGCACAAGctgaatacaaaaatacagcagtTAAAAATCAAGCTGTTTGCTGCATAAAGAGAGGACATTAAGGgacctgtttgttttgttgccacTCTTTGACCTCCCTCCTCACCAAAGATTAACAGTAACTTCTCCCTGCCCATTCTGGAATTCTGAAACAGCTTGAtactgcacagacagacaaggGACTGTATGGGAGTTTGTTGTTCTCCCGTTCTTCAAAGCAATAGAAATGTCATGGGCACTGATGAGTGTCTTCTCGTGCAAACTTTGATTGTCAAATGGAAAGTCCAGTTTCCAAATTGTGTTACTCAGATTTTAAGTTGATGGACCTTATAGCACTTTGATGcacttttatttctgctctGAATTGGAAGAACTCCGCATGTTGTAAACCAGGTTTTTACAGGTTAAGGTTTGAATGGCTGTACGCCCTTTGGTATATTTGAACAGATAAAGTCTGTGGTTTTGgtctaaaataattaaaaagggAAAAGGACTGTTCAGACATATATTTAGATCTCCTTCTTTATTGAGCCTTTCCTATTAGTGACTCTTGGTTATTGGAAAGCTGAATGTCAATTTTTTCAACAGTAAAAGAACTGGTAAGGTACTATATCCAGGGCACTGGGCAAGAATAGCACACCTTGTAAATTGTTTTAGCAAGGAAACCCTTACACATGTtcatgttgaaatgttttcatgcaTTGATGTCATTGAAGACTTTACCGTTCTATGTCAATGTTTATAATAGCCTCAAAAGCACTTTGAAATCTTTTGTAAGACTTAAGAATattaaaacatgacattgtcgTGATTTCTCAGTTTGGTCAGCAGTTCAATAGTTTTGTTCAGTGTGGTATAGCTGGCAAACAAAGATTGAACTGTCGTAATGATGAGATAATGTAAATATGTATAATTTTGTGTTATTCTAATCTAAAATGTTCCCAGATATTTTGAGCAAAGATTCTGTCAGGTGCTTTGCAGCTTACACCCATTGTACAATTTTAGTACAACTGTAAGACTGTCCCAAGCAATAGCAGCATTATCCATATTTTTATTAGAAATGGGTATGTCTGTAAATGCATAATTTCAAAATCGTCCACTGTTTtagtgttaattttttttaaaaaacgggTGGACCTGCACTGTCATGTTATTGTTGCATGTGGCAattcaataaaaatgaagtaaataCAAAGTTCTGTGTAATGTCATTTCAGCTGGGGGGAATCAAATGAaagatttgatttaatttaaaatagatttcattttaatttggatgaatctaaataaatttatttgaatttaagTTATTATTTTGTTGTAGTTATGACTAATAAAATTTAGGAGAACTTACTCAATTGAATAAAGTTAGATCAGTGTAAACCAATTTCTCTAAACTGATGTATACAatttattttgagtttaacaaataaaaattagtCTGATTAAcgtaattaaattaaatttaacctATGTTTATAATTTGAGTTGGGGCTACGTAAATATATTGGATGGAAAACCTGCCCACAAATGAATTGAGTTAGTCCAATGAGTTATTTTTTTGACTGCAGGTATGTGACAGATTCTGGGTGGGAGTCCTACGTTTCCTGCTCAGTGGTACTGCCTGCCTTCTGCCTTCTGCGTCGTGTGATGGAAACCTCTGATGACGATCCTGCAGATGTATCTAAGTTTAAAACGGCATTCCAGGAAGACCTACCCTCCCGTCAAGAACGCTTTGTCAACAATGAATGGCTCAAGATTGCAGCAGCTTTGGATCCTCGGTTCAAGGACTTGAAATGCCTCCCCAAGAGTGACAGAGAGGGGGTGTGGACCACACCTGGACGACTGCTGCATGAACAATCCCCACCTCGACAGACTTGTGAAGATGAGCCACCAGAGAAAAAGGGTCTTTTCCAGATGGGCTCAGACTCAGAATGAGATGAGGAGCTGCTAGCTGACAGACTGATGCACTTGTACAGAGCAGAGCCTACCATTAGGATGGAGAACTGTCCTTAGAGTGGTGCTCAGCTCACTGGAGAGCTCATGGAAAGCTGGCACTGCTGGCTGCAAACATCACTGTACCATGTGAGAGACTGTTCTCAGCTGCAGGCAACATTGTTCATAAGAAGCGCTCATCTCTTCTCTCAGACAATGTCAACAGATTGGTTTGTGTCAATAGCTGGCTGAAGAAAGAGtaggagagaaaaaaggagagaagaaaCGACGAGATAAAGAAGCTGCAGCAAGGAGATGTTATTTTAATGTAgcatgaagacagaaaacagctaaCCTGCTCCACTTAAAACAGCAGCATCTCTAAAGCTCTGTTCACATGTCACACTTTGTAAAAGGTGTAAAATGTAAAGATGTGTCTCACAGTCTGGACAGTGCAAGGCTCTCTGTTTCCCCTTTAATTCTGATTTAAAAAGGCCATAAGTGTGATAATACTGAATGCTACAAGTTATTCTAACAGCATCACCAGTAGTCAGCTATCTGTACTGTACTGGATTTATTTTCAACCTTttgaattaaaatgttaaaacatgtttttatcacAAATCCTGGTCTCAGTAGCTGCTGAAAAAGAGTAACAGAGCCACATTAATGGggataaatgttgttttttgttaataTGGACTTTGAAAggtgttaaaaaaacacattaagtgCAGAAATATTCCTTCTTCCTTCAGTCTGTTTGCTCAGACAATATAAAACGCGATCAatacagattaaaaatgaacgatatttaatctaaattaatccacagcaaccTTTAGATTAAtcaaattgcattttttaaatcgtTTGGCAGCACTTGTTTACATCACATCTATTTTTAGGTTTGATGGTTAAACTCTGGAGCACAAATAAAGCTccagtaaatgttaaataaagcaGGCAGTCGGTTATTGGGACAGTCTGATGAGCTGCTGTTAGTTTacattctgtcttttctctcttattgtgttttcatgttgaatCTTGTTAGTTTAACTGTGAACTGATAAAAAGGTCTGATCTGTAGCCCTCATGGACCAACTAAGGTCACATTATCAGACAATCAGCTCCTGCAGTTCCTCAGTCCTGGTTCCAGATGACTTTAACAACATGAGGTCCTCTGAATGTGGACTAGTACTATGAAGCATCTCCTTCTCTGTCAGATCAGAGGTTTTCTACCATTTTCTGCACCAGTTTGAGGTAAATGTGTGAGATTGGAGTTTATCTGGATGAAATGAAGGAATTCATCTGCaggttttagaaataaaaacatgaagtgtagcTTTTGGAGGCTGGAGATGAAGATCTAAAACTCTGATTATTGTCACAACCTCCTTCAACAATCACAGTCTTCTCATTGGACAGAAATCAAACTGCAGTTCTGCACATTCAAGTCCAATAAGCAGAAAACAGAGCATCAgattcagtttgttgttgaagGAGTGGTGGAATTCACCGCTTTAGATTTCCTCATACTTCTGGCTGATTGacgtgttgttttgttttcagtcacagtAGTTCCTCAGAAACCAAAGTTTAAAGAATGTGGAAGAACTGGAACGAGAATGTACGTGACACTGAGCTCCAACCTGCCTCTACTGGTTCTGGtccaacacaaacatgaaaactTCCCTCCATAGATGAGGCACAAACTTTACAGCTTCACACTGTTTCTGTGTAAAATCCAACAGCTTCAGCAGCGACAGTCCTGGTTAGTGGAAGCAGCAACGACGAGGTCCAGACGAGCAGCAGACATCCACACATCTGTCCACAACCAGAACCAGCAAGACTTGATCCATGTCAGACTGGACAGAACCAGAGTCAGAACCAGCaattaaagacatttaaaacatCTACAGTCCCAAAGTCTGGAAACACCTCTTCAGTGGTTTTTGATTTacttattttctacattgaggattaatactgaagacatcaaaactatgaaagaacatCAATGGAATTAGGAAGTAAACAGCAAAGTGTTCAACAAAccagaatatgttttatattttagattctttgatGACAGCTCTGCACACTCTTGGTATTCTCTCAATCAGCTTCATGAGGCCCTCTAATCTAACTATGCTAACAATGTTAACACTGCTAAATATGATGACGATGCTAAAACTAGGCTAAAAGGAACCCCCTGACTTCAGTCTTTGAGCAAAGCTAGGCTAAAAGGATCCCTATGATTTCAGTCTTTGTTCTAAGCTAGGCTAAAGGATCCCTATGATTCCAGTCTTTGTTCTAAGCTAGGCTAAAGGATTCCTATGATTCCAGTCTTTGTTCTAAGCTAGGCTAAAGGATCCCTATGATTCCAGTCTTTGTTCTAAGCTAGGCTAAAGGATTCCTATGATTTCAGTCTTTGTTCTAAGCTAGGCTAAAGGATCCCTATGATTCCAGTCTTTGAGCAAAGCTAGGCTAAAGGATTCCTATGATTTCAGTCTTTGTTCTAAGCTAGGCTAAAGGATCCCTATGATTCCAGTCTTTGAGCAAAGCTAGGCTAAAGGATTCCTATGATTTCAGTCTTTGTTCTAAGCTAGGCTAAAGGATCCCTATTATTCCAGTCTTTGAGCAAAGCTAGGCTAAAGGATCCCTATGATTCCAGTCTTTGTTCTAAGCTAGGCTAAAAGGAACTCCCTTATTCCAGTCTTTGTTCTAACCTAGGCTAAAGGATCCCGATGATTCCAGTCTTTGTTCTAACCGAGGCTAAAGGATCCCTATGATTCCAGTCTTTGTTCTAACCAAGGCTAAAGGATCCCTATGATTCCAGTCTTTGTTCTAACCTAGGCTAAATGATCCCTATGATTCGAGTCTTTGTTCTAAGCTAGGCTAAAGGATCCCTATGATTCCAGTCTTTGTTCTAACCGAGGCTAAAGGATCCCTATGATTCCAGTCTTTGTTCTAAGCTAGGCTAAAGGATCCCTATGATTCCAGTCTTTGTTCTAACCTAGGCTAAATGATCCCTATGATTCGAGTCTTTGTTCTAAGCTAGGCTAAAGGATCCCTATGATTCCAGTCTTTGTTCTAAGCTAGGCTAAAGGATCCCTATGATTCCAGTCTTTGTTCTAACCTAGGCTAAATGATCCCTATGATTCGAGTCTTTGTTCTAAGCTAGGCTAAAGGATCCCTATGATTCCAGTCTTTGTTCTAAGCTAGGCTAAAGGATCCCTATGATTCCAGTCTTTGTTCTAACCTTGGCTAAAGGATCCCTATGATTCCAGTCTTTGTTCTAAGCTAGGCTAAAGGATCCCTATGATTCCAGTCTTTGTTCTAAGCTAGGCTAAAGGGAACCCCCCGATTCCAGTCTTTGAGCAAAGCTAGGCTAAAATGATTCGTATGATTCCAGTCTTTGATCAAAGCTAGGCTAAAAGGATTCTCCTGATTCCAGTCTTTGTTCTAAGCTAGGCTAAAAGGATCCCTATGATTTCAGTCTTTGTTCTAAGCTAGGCTAAAAGGAACCCCCTGATTCCAGTCAGAAATCCTTCATTAGACGGTGGTCATGGTTGTATCACAGAGTGAATATTTTCTCAGGAATATGTGTGATGGTTTGGCTAGTTaatgttgttgtcatgtttgtttttatttagtggATGTTTCTATTTTCTGCATGTGCTTATTATGCTAATGAGCCGTAGTCACGGCAACGGTGCACTCGTTAAGTTTTATATGAAGCCACTCAGTGAGTTAATCTGAGTCACGTGAAGCTCATTATTCTGTGTTTATTCTTTGGATCTAACTGTTGCTTTCCCTTTGATAAGTCAGGAATGTGAAGAGAATAAGTTTATTTTCAGTCTGAAATTATCAGTGTGAAGTCGCTTCTGCTCTGTGCACAGATGGCCTAACTTCCAGTTTTCAGAATAAGAGCGTGTCTGTTTAAATAGTGGAGTGTTTGATGGTGTTCATGTGTAGAGGGATACATCAGCTCATGACTGTGACTGAGATATGTTTATTATTCCCTTTCCTTATagaaaaccacaacaacaaGTAAACAGACCATCAGCCAAGTCTCTGCTTCTTTCACTGCCGTACTCTGGAGAAATTGTTCTAAGTGATGTTCTTGCCCACACCCCCTGTGTGACCCTGGTGGCAACACAGAACCAGAGACTAAAGCAAAGTCTGTTACGGTGGGAGGTTGGAGAACCCAGGTTCAGAAACAACAGACAGGCAAACTGGTGTGATCAGGAAAGGGGTTTTTATTAAATGAGAATCCAATCTACTAAATAACTGAGAACAGGAGTAAGGAGGCagaacaaaaaccaaacagctggaaacaacaGAGCTAAGGAGAGGTACTCACACACAGGGGAAAGTAATAACCGAGGGAGCAAACAGGCTGAGGTCAATCAAAACAAGAGTCCAAGAGGGGGAATCCACAAAGAGGGGAAGCAGAAGGGTCCATAAACTGATGCAGTCCAGAGGTGGTAGGGTTTGTGGGGGACGGAGTCTGGGACGACATGTGAGTCTGGCAACGATCCGACTGAGAGAAGGCACAGAGCTTTTATAGCTGAGGTGGGGGACAGGTGacacctagcctagccgctCTAGACCTAggtctgaaggcacaagggtctaggaactctcgacagggagggaggcgggctaaaaggttgtctttaaatcactctgcagcaattgggtaggtatacaaccaatcagcgcaacgaataggctgacggagttcctagagcaccggaaatcagaggatgcggtgaagccttatttaaacacttcagtgccgtcctttgtttatctttcaagttgaattttagcttcaaatctttaagggctgtggccaaagccgagtcaaaagataactgtttattgtgcgcagccctcttcttgtctatccttgtttctatggttgtttccggttgtttctgtcagaatc
This portion of the Acanthochromis polyacanthus isolate Apoly-LR-REF ecotype Palm Island chromosome 22, KAUST_Apoly_ChrSc, whole genome shotgun sequence genome encodes:
- the LOC110961754 gene encoding uncharacterized protein LOC110961754; the protein is MANPVVLRILFGGEYDSRKLTLASGIPGTVEELQTIIKTVFQVKDDFRLQYMDIDFNQFMNLTSVSEIQNKGTLKVIYCSVSSPEEPYVTLYPVSSPEGASFTTADPQTPSSSVASSCSDDTLYTSTPHSSPETQSSKVSSWPQVFVVPKFSYEAEFELQLKNEEFETSGTHFNPGPKLKGVILEGLAQEMVKYTKYPKDYQCEEVAAALTRAHPCLGQLGSKTGFWGWKQSLKYKMQNYRTKLGRLGHPEIRVNCLKHKREGQGKAAASVKKPRKAEINYIPLHPKGETAKSLEDERIALLSEVQKRDNEVVIRAKMEKTFSHRRLEIVEQRPMVAEFKDRWPALFEHREVNAEFMRLTTKPLQSKFMSQLDHFSDKLVQIFSGKGGVKGQKMKKVLEIAKSSGNIDTRRECILRGLIIYLNEDPDSFFKEYLDPATENAESDIGVMGIYIIRRDGDEEPEDVGIVIEGTKVLSQVGSVIMGFILTFGLIYALDLSYPENLKYTFEFCQKIIMNLDGHKLNTKIQQLKIKLFAA